From the genome of Pseudomonadota bacterium:
GCCCTTGAGGTAGCGGTCGAAGCTCTCGAGGGTGGGCATCTCCATGACGAAGTGCTTCGCCACGCGCTTCGGCACGAAGCCGCCCAGCTGGCGCCGTCGTTCGAGCAGGTACTCGATCTCGGGGCTGTTGGGGTTCGGTCGGTAGAAGGGCGCGTCAGGCAGGTCGCTGTCGCTGATGGGGAGCTGCAGCAGATCGCGGAAGGCGAGGAGCTCCTTGAGCGAGAGCTTCTTCTGCTGGTGGGCGATGTTGCGCCCTTCGGCGCCTTCGCCCAGGGTCCAGCCCTTCACCGTCTTGGCCAGGATGACCGTGGGCGCGCCCTTGTGCTCGCAGGCGGCCTTGTAGGCGGCGTATATCTTGCGGATGTCGTGGCCGCCTCGCCGCAGGCGACGCAGCTCTTCGTCAGAGAGGTGCTCGACCATCTTCAGAAGCTCTGGGTGTTTGGCGAAGAAGTGGCTGCGGATGTAGTCGCCGTGCTCCACCGAGTACTTCTGGTAGTCACCGTCGAGGGTCTCGGTCATGGTCTTGACCAGCAGCCCTTGATCGTCGCGTGCGAGAAGCTGGTCCCACTCGCGCCCCCACACCAGCTTGATGACGTTCCAGCCGGCGCCGCGGAAGACCGTCTCCAGCTCCTGGATGATCTTGCCATTGCCGCGCACGGGGCCGTCGAGACGCTGCAGGTTGCAGTTGATGACGAAGACCAGGTTGTCGAGCTGCTCGCGCGCGGCGATGGAGAGCGCGCCGAGGGCCTCGGGCTCGTCGGTCTCGCCGTCGCCCAGGAAGCACCACACCCGCTGGTCGGAGGTGTCCTTGATGCCGCGGGCCTGCAGGTAGCGGTTGAAGCGAGCCTGGTAGATGCCCGTGATGGGGCCCAGCCCCATCGAGACCGTGGGGAACTCCCAGAAGTCGGGCATGAGCCAGGGGTGAGGATACGACGAGAGGCCCTTGCCGCGCTCGACCTCGCGGCGGAAGCGCTCGAGGTGGTCGAGGTCAAGCCGCCCTTCGAGGAACGCGCGGGCATAGATGCCGGGAGAGGCGTGCCCCTGGAAGAAGATCTGGTCGCCGCCGCCGGGGTGGTCCTTGCCGCGGAAGAAGTGCTGGAAGCCCACCTCGTAGAGCGAGGCGGCGGAGGCGTAGGTCGACAGGTGGCCTCCGATGCCGGGGAAGTGGTTGTTGCCGCGCAGCACCATGGCCACGGCGTTCCAGCGGATGATCCGCCGGATGCGACGCTCCATCGTCTCGTCGCCGGGGTAGGCGCCCTCGTCTTGCGGCGGGATGGTGTTCACGTAGGGGGTCTGGAACAGGGCGGGCTGCGGCACCCCTTCGAGGTGGGCGCGCTGCAGCAGCTGGCTCAGGAGGAAGTGGGCGCGGCCCACCCCCTCGCGCTGCACGACCTCGTCGAACGATTGCAGCCATTCACGCGTCTCGACGGGGTCGAGATCGGGGCTGTAGTGGTCTCGGTTGTTGATTTCGACATGGGGCCGGTCGGTCGGCTTCTTCAACATTGACATGGCTTCGGATGTCTCCGTCTTCAAGTCTCTCTCTGGTCACGGCGGCGTGGGGAGCGCCGCGGTGCGGTTGCGGCGACGGGCGCGGGTTCTGGCGCCGGGAGCACGGGTGCCGCGAGGCAGAGGACATCCTCTTCTGGCAAACCCTGTCTTCCCCTGCCTGCGAGGCCTGTTCCGGGCGTGACAGGCGGGTCTGATTCGCGTCTTCCCGCCGTCTTGTCAGGGAACGCCTGGCAGGGGCGGCGGGGAGAAAGAAGCAAGCCGCGCCCCCCCGTCGAGGAGAGCGCGGCTTGCGTCGGACAGACCGAGGGAGAGCGAGGGCGCAGCCCTAGCCGCCTCCGCCGCCCATCATGCCTTGTCCCATCTGCATCAGCGAAGAGACCAGGCTCATGACGCCCTGCACCATCTGCTTCACCTTGCCGACCTTGTCTCCGCCGCCCTTGCCGCCACCGCCGCCGCCAATTGCACCTGCCATCGTCGTTGTGACCTTCCTTTCAGTCTTCTGAACCCAGTGTGCCGCAGCAGAGGCGGAGGGTAAAGAAGCAGAGAGGGCCGATTTGTTGCCGATGTGAACAGGTTGTTACGTGTTTGTCACAGTTTTGTCGCGGCGCCCCCGCCCGTTTCACGATGGGGTCGCTCGATGCCAGGCGCTCAGAGGTCGGCCGCGATGGCGAGGTCCTGCGCGGCGCTGATGGCATGGAACCCGGCTTCCGCCGCGGCCGCGCCCTGGGTGACATCTTCCGGGTCTTGCGACCGTGTGTAGGCAAGCATGCGGTCGAGCCCGTCGCGGAGCTGCTC
Proteins encoded in this window:
- the aceE gene encoding pyruvate dehydrogenase (acetyl-transferring), homodimeric type, which encodes MLKKPTDRPHVEINNRDHYSPDLDPVETREWLQSFDEVVQREGVGRAHFLLSQLLQRAHLEGVPQPALFQTPYVNTIPPQDEGAYPGDETMERRIRRIIRWNAVAMVLRGNNHFPGIGGHLSTYASAASLYEVGFQHFFRGKDHPGGGDQIFFQGHASPGIYARAFLEGRLDLDHLERFRREVERGKGLSSYPHPWLMPDFWEFPTVSMGLGPITGIYQARFNRYLQARGIKDTSDQRVWCFLGDGETDEPEALGALSIAAREQLDNLVFVINCNLQRLDGPVRGNGKIIQELETVFRGAGWNVIKLVWGREWDQLLARDDQGLLVKTMTETLDGDYQKYSVEHGDYIRSHFFAKHPELLKMVEHLSDEELRRLRRGGHDIRKIYAAYKAACEHKGAPTVILAKTVKGWTLGEGAEGRNIAHQQKKLSLKELLAFRDLLQLPISDSDLPDAPFYRPNPNSPEIEYLLERRRQLGGFVPKRVAKHFVMEMPTLESFDRYLKGTDQPVSTTSAFAGLLAHLLRLPEIGRRIVPIIPDEARTFGLDALFRQYGIYSCKGQLYESVDQQMLLSYREAEDGQVIEEGITEAGSMASFTAAGTSYATHGEPMIPFYIFYSMFGFQRTGDQAWLFGDIRGRGFLLGATAGRTTLNGEGLQHGDGHSHLLASVVPNVRAYDPAWAYEIAIIIQDGLKRMYMENEDTWYYVTLQNEPYAMPPIPREDVVDGVLRGLYLFREARTDLKKGAPKAQLLGSGSILREVLRAQEILADRYNVAADVWSATSYLALRRDAMHADREHMFAPEQPRRVPYVTSLLEKTEGPIIAASDYIRAVPDQIARWTPRPLYSLGTDGFGRSDTREALRRFFEVDAESVVLATLVQLSHEGRFKAADLKKAMRDLGFDESKPHPVHF